ctctcggcacacacagataattagtaacccactctcaggaactggtgagaacctgctggatcccacctctggtactaaACCCCGGAAGGGGACTGGCAGGttttcagataagccgatgacatatagggcaatggggggggggactcagcagccagcctccccaaaagcccggtggaacagctcggttttacaggccctgcggaactccccgaggtcccgcagggccctaacatctggagaaagagcatttcaccaggcaggggccagggccgtaaaagccctggcccgggtggaggctagccacatcatagagggacaagggaccaccagtaaattcgcctctgccgaacggagagggCAACTCGGGACACATGTAGtaaggcggtctcgcaggtatgagggccccaggccgtaaagggccttaaaggtcaataccaacacttGAAGGtaatccagaactccactggaagccatgAGGATCTGgcagacctaggttcaaatctgcactctgccatggaagcttgctgggtgaccatggcccAGCGACACACTCTCGagctaacctactttacagggttattGTTGGACTAAAATGCAGGATCGGGGAGCAACACTGGAAGCAGCCTtgagttatgcctgccataaACGGACAGATGGATATATAGGCTGATTCTTTTATTACTATAGATTCACAATAACAGCCGGCAGAGTTCTTAATTTTGTCATGCTGTTGGATTTGGCTGAGGGTCGCAGGGGTGGACCCAAGAGGAGTCTTTgtctgggggggaaatggtggctaTCAGAAGCCCAGATACTTCCTGCTTGCTCCAATTTCAGCCATTGACCTCAAAGGGACTGAGCTACAGAGACACATTCCAGGCTGGATTTGGGAGCCGCTGATCAAAATCCCAGGCTGGCTATGACAGTCAGCCATGGAAATGGTAACCCTTTGAGTTCCTATTAGGGACAGCTAAGAAACTAAAGCAGACATGGCAGGGAGAGCAATGAGTGACAGGCTTCTTGTTATAGGGCACTGCGTGAACCTTGCTTTAGATAACTGCTCAGATTTTCCTTGCATCCACTAATTCGTTTCCTAACCTCAGGGTTTTGTCACAGTGGTCACATTTCGATCCCCTGgagtaccttccctatgaggagaggctgcagcgtttgggactctttcgtttggagaggagacggctgagggggaaaatgattgaagtctataaaattatgcatggggtagaaaatgttgacagagagaaatttttctctctttctcacaatactagaaccagggggcatacattgaaaatgccggggggaagaattaggactaataaaaggaaacacttcttcacgcaacgtgtgattggtgtttggaatatgctgccacaggaggtggtgacggccactaacctggatagctttaaaagtggcttggacagatttatggaggagaagtcgatttatggctaccaatcttgatcctctttgatctgagattgcaaatgccttaacagaccaggtgatcgggaacaacagctgcggaaggccattgctttcacatcctgcatgtgagctcccaaaggcacctggtgggccactgcgagtagcagagagctggactagatggactttggtctgatccagctggcttgttcttatgttcttatgtgttctaAGATCAGCAACAGCGCCAAGGCACTTCCTGAAgttcctgcccagctgccatAAGGACAGATAAATGCCAAGGCTGGCAAAATTGACAGTGTGCTGGCAAgagggacatttttttttttaatgaaagaggCTGTTCCTCCGGAAAGTGGCTCCAACAGCTACCTTATGCAGTAAATATTGTTTGCAAAGCGGGTTGTGAAGTTCATCAGCACTGCTTGCTGAGTGCAGCTTCCCAAGAATGCAGTTTCCCTGGCGAACCGGGAGGGAAGGGCCCCAGAGAGTGTCTCGTTCCTGCTTCAAATTTTCCGAATAAAAGCGTATGAACCAAAACACTTGGGCAAGAACACCTGGCTATGTTTCCTTGAGTCTGATTGGCCTTCGTTGCTCTGGGAAATAGACCCAGATGCAAGATATAAAGTGTTCCAGTAATTCTGGACAGCCGATGTATTTTGGGATCAAGGACTGCCCGGAAGCAAGACTGGGTGAATTTACAACCTTGGCAAGTAGACATGCTTGAGATGCATGGCTTCCTGGGTATaaatcttccccccccctcctcctcttcttcttcctctgacacTTATTATTGCCCATGGGCATTCTAGCATTATCTTTGGACTTGTGAGTGTGAAAAGGTTTCTTGAAtgttctgggtttgtttgttttttgaggaatTTGAATCTGAATTCTTATCacttgtttatttgttcattatttatttaaaatatctatcAGCCGCCTGTCTGCCTTACGGAGCTCGAGGTAGCTTACAATGTTAATGAAACATATTGAAcagattacatttaaaaaaaaacttaaaaccaACGCTTAAAATTGCCATTCAGGATTGCTTTAACCAAATGCAGTCCTGAATAAAACCACCTTTTGCTGCCCCCTAAAGAGGAATAGGGAGGCCAGGTGGATGTACCTGGGCAGGTTGTTTCATAACCATGAGGATGTCACTGGAAAATACCTTTTCTTGGGTAACCACCAAACAAGCATCTTTGATTGAAGTCAGGAGggcttctgagcagcagtggcataggagtttaagagctcatgtatgtaatctggaggaaccgggtttgattcccagctctgccacctgagctgtggaggcttatctgtgaaattcagattagcctgtgcactcccacacacgccagctgggtgaccttgggctagtcacagcttctcagagctctctcagccccactacctcacagggtgtttgttgtgaggtgggaagggcaaggagattgtaaggccctttgagtctcctgcaggagagaaaggggggatataaatccaaactcctcctcctcctcctcctcctcctcctcctcctcctcctcctcctcctcctcctcctcctcctctccacctccacctccacctccacctccacctccacctccacctccacctccacctccacctcttcttcttcttcttcttcttcttcttcttcttcttcttcttcttcttcttcttcttcttcttcttcttcttcttcttcttcttcttcttcttcttcttcttcttcttcttcttcttcttcttcttcttcttgagtagcACTCCCAAGCTGCAAACCAGGCTTTTCATGTGGAGTTGCTTAGAGTTGCAGAACCCCTATAACCCTCCCATTGTATGGCAAAAACCTCAGAGGAAACAAAATGGACATTCATTTGTAAAACATAtgggctgattacccactgctggCTGTTTCCCAGCCTTGCCCTGCTCTGTTGCGAAAAGTCGCGCCGGAAATTCTCTCGTTTTCTCCGTAGAAAGCGGGAAGCACCTGCGGGGCAAGAAGAAGCACGTTGGGacgagaaatcttgccctgacatgcCTCCTGTCTTGGCACGTTCCTCACAAAGAGGAAGCACGTTCGGATAAGATTTCTTGCTTTGACGCACTTCCTGTCCCACCACACACTAGAAGGTCGGTAGGTAATTGGCCCTATGTCTTTGATCAGATTATACGTGATGAGGACATTTCTaacctggttttctttttggcttgtttcctgcaggagaaaagcaCCCACGTGCCCCAACTATGTGGCAACAGACCTTCAGGCCATCTCACTGGGGCACATTTATAAAGAAGAGCAGAAATCCGTGACGTTCATTGCGCGAACGAGGGGGTTTGCATAGAGTGGAGCTGGAATGGGAAATCACAGCAATAATCATACCTGTGTGACAGATGACTCCTTCAAGTACAACCTCTACGGAGCCGTCTACAGCGTGGTGTTCATCCTGGGGTTGATCACCAACTGCGCCTCTTTGTTCATGTTCTGCTTTCGCATCAAAATGCGGAACGAGACCACCATTTTCATGACCAACTTGGCCTTCTCCGATTTGCTCTTTGTCTTCACTCTCCCATTCAAAATCTTCTACAACTTCAACAGGCACTGGCCGTTCGGGGACACTCTGTGCAAGATTTCAGGGACTGCTTTTCTGACTAACATCTACGGGAGTATGCTGTTCCTCACCTGCATCAGCGTTGACCGCTTTCTCGCTATCGTCTACCCCTTCCGGTCTCGTACTATTCGGACGCGAAAAAACTCAGCCATTGTGTGTGCAGGTGTCTGGATTCTGGTCCTCAGTGGCGGGATCTCAGCATCTTTGTTTTCCACCACAAACACCTACAACACAAGTACGACATGTTTTGAGGGTTTTTCCAAACGGATCTGGAAGACCTACCTGTCCAAGATTACAATATTTATTGAAGTGGTTGGCTTCATTATTCCCTTGATGCTCAACCTTACCTGTGCATCACTTGTGCTGAGGACTCTGCGGAAACCGGACACCCTCTCGCAGATTGGCACAAACAAAGACAAAGTCTTGAGGATGATCGTGGTCCATGTGGCTATCTTCATTGTCTGTTTCGTACCCTACAACTCTATCCTTTTTTTGTATGCTCTTGTCCGGTCCCAAGCCATTGCTAACTGCTCCTTGGAGAGATTTGCAAGGACACTGTACCCTATCACATTGTGTGTTGCCACCCTGA
The nucleotide sequence above comes from Sphaerodactylus townsendi isolate TG3544 linkage group LG13, MPM_Stown_v2.3, whole genome shotgun sequence. Encoded proteins:
- the LPAR4 gene encoding lysophosphatidic acid receptor 4; its protein translation is MGNHSNNHTCVTDDSFKYNLYGAVYSVVFILGLITNCASLFMFCFRIKMRNETTIFMTNLAFSDLLFVFTLPFKIFYNFNRHWPFGDTLCKISGTAFLTNIYGSMLFLTCISVDRFLAIVYPFRSRTIRTRKNSAIVCAGVWILVLSGGISASLFSTTNTYNTSTTCFEGFSKRIWKTYLSKITIFIEVVGFIIPLMLNLTCASLVLRTLRKPDTLSQIGTNKDKVLRMIVVHVAIFIVCFVPYNSILFLYALVRSQAIANCSLERFARTLYPITLCVATLNCCFDPFIYYFTSESFQKSFYITSDIKSDSLCRTENPLSTHTILPVIREETSVQAIRNGRDRMSESHF